The proteins below come from a single Natrinema sp. SYSU A 869 genomic window:
- a CDS encoding metalloregulator ArsR/SmtB family transcription factor, with translation MAQATERLQRYLEDELEACRDEDVDRRVDELEALEAALGPERVSAELDVLSALGNETRYRLVRVLVAAREELCVCELHAVVDVTESGLSHALSRLVDAGLADGRKDGRWKKYRATNRAVALVTVLGGSVTGDGTDE, from the coding sequence ATGGCACAAGCGACGGAACGGTTACAACGGTATCTCGAGGACGAACTCGAGGCATGCCGAGACGAGGACGTCGATCGACGTGTCGACGAACTCGAAGCGCTCGAGGCGGCCCTCGGCCCGGAGCGGGTATCGGCCGAACTCGACGTGCTCTCGGCACTGGGGAACGAGACGCGATATCGGCTGGTCCGGGTCCTCGTCGCGGCTCGAGAGGAACTCTGCGTTTGCGAGCTTCACGCGGTCGTCGACGTGACCGAGAGCGGGCTCAGTCACGCGCTCTCGCGGCTCGTCGATGCGGGCTTGGCCGATGGCCGGAAGGACGGCCGCTGGAAGAAGTATCGAGCGACCAATCGAGCGGTGGCTCTCGTAACCGTCCTCGGGGGAAGCGTCACGGGGGACGGGACCGATGAGTAA
- the fer gene encoding ferredoxin Fer: protein MPTVEYLNYEVLDDQGWEMDDDDLFAEAADAGLDDEDYGTLDVAEGEYILEAAEAQGYDWPFSCRAGACANCAAIVFEGEIDMDMQQILSDEEVEEKDVRLTCIGSAETDEVKIVYNAKHLDYLQNRVI from the coding sequence ATGCCCACGGTAGAATACCTCAACTACGAAGTACTGGACGATCAGGGCTGGGAGATGGACGACGACGACCTCTTCGCGGAGGCCGCCGACGCCGGCCTCGACGACGAGGACTACGGCACGCTCGATGTTGCCGAGGGCGAATACATCCTTGAGGCGGCCGAGGCGCAGGGCTACGACTGGCCCTTCTCGTGTCGCGCCGGTGCCTGTGCGAACTGCGCCGCGATTGTCTTCGAGGGCGAGATCGACATGGACATGCAGCAGATCCTCTCCGACGAGGAAGTCGAGGAGAAAGACGTCCGCCTGACCTGTATCGGATCGGCCGAAACCGACGAGGTCAAGATCGTCTACAACGCCAAGCACCTCGACTACCTGCAGAACCGCGTCATTTAA
- a CDS encoding uracil-DNA glycosylase family protein — protein sequence MPASDPDIDAESDSATTDDPAYPSDRNVLEPDCARCPALTENRECISWGTGDLDADVVVVGEAPGHGNPDADPWQGGNWTGKAYTSRHSGRRIRQIVEGIGYGDDAYYTNAVKCFPADPDDPTTNREPTPEERANCRTHLLTELEEVDPAVVLATGKHATKTVLAAEDRTLEGFIDSVLEPVWCEQLDVWLVPILHPSYQDVWIGRLGYDPEEYLEAIGETLDEHCGSGVGG from the coding sequence GTGCCAGCGTCCGACCCTGACATCGACGCCGAATCCGATTCGGCAACCACTGACGATCCCGCCTATCCGAGCGATCGTAACGTCCTCGAGCCTGACTGCGCACGCTGTCCGGCCCTCACTGAGAACCGCGAATGCATCTCGTGGGGAACCGGCGATCTCGACGCCGACGTCGTGGTTGTTGGCGAGGCTCCCGGTCACGGCAACCCCGACGCCGACCCTTGGCAGGGCGGCAACTGGACCGGCAAGGCCTACACCTCGCGCCACTCCGGTCGGCGCATCCGCCAAATAGTCGAAGGGATTGGCTACGGCGACGACGCCTACTATACGAATGCGGTGAAATGCTTTCCAGCCGATCCTGACGATCCCACCACGAACCGCGAACCCACCCCCGAAGAGCGCGCGAACTGCCGGACCCACCTGCTGACCGAACTCGAGGAGGTAGATCCGGCGGTCGTGCTCGCGACGGGGAAGCACGCGACGAAGACTGTACTTGCGGCCGAAGATCGGACACTCGAGGGGTTTATCGACAGCGTGCTCGAGCCGGTGTGGTGTGAACAGCTCGACGTCTGGCTCGTTCCGATTCTGCATCCATCGTATCAGGACGTCTGGATCGGCCGGCTGGGATACGACCCCGAGGAGTACCTCGAGGCAATTGGAGAGACGCTTGACGAACACTGTGGAAGCGGCGTTGGTGGATAG
- a CDS encoding SLC13 family permease — MPLSACDFLAQATVTRPDVTTDILVVFGVVALALVLFLTERLPIDVTAILLIVVLVVLEPWTGIDPETGISGFANEATITVLAMLILSGGISRTGIVQELGRRMADFAGESTRKQVFATVAATAPVSGFLNNTPVVALLVPVVTDVANRGNTSPSKLLIPLSYASQLGGMLTLIGTSTNILASDVSARLGSEYPELHRFSMFEFTKLGAIVVVVGSLYLIFVGHYLLPERVPPRADYLEEYDVGDYIADVAVVPGSPLVGETVRDATAALGPDIDVVQVVHGGERSVAPRQGTTLGEGDILVVRTGRHAITAFEDAVGVEPVGRPGRVATLSESTDGVLTELVVSLDSRLVGERLDPESFREEFDAAVLGLRSRGELMDERIVGRRLSVGDTLLVQALPDTLDQLARSDDVIVAREPHRPDYRTDKAPIAVAIMLGVVAVAALEIYPILIAALAGVVAMVLTGVLDPNELYDAVEWDIIFLLAGVIPLGIALERTGAATLLAFAVVETAGALPTIVVLWLFYLLTALLTNVISNNASVVLLIPVAAAAAAGIDANPFAFVLAVTFAASTAFLGPIGYQTNLFVYGPGGYRFTDYARIGAPLQLILSVVTVLGIAVFWSV, encoded by the coding sequence ATGCCGCTGTCGGCGTGCGATTTCCTCGCACAAGCAACTGTAACTCGACCCGATGTCACGACGGACATACTCGTTGTCTTCGGCGTCGTTGCCCTCGCGCTCGTTCTTTTTCTCACCGAACGCCTGCCGATCGACGTGACCGCGATCCTGTTGATCGTCGTGTTGGTCGTGCTCGAGCCGTGGACGGGCATCGATCCCGAGACCGGTATCTCGGGCTTCGCGAACGAGGCGACGATCACCGTGCTGGCGATGTTGATTCTCAGCGGCGGGATCAGCCGGACCGGAATCGTTCAAGAGCTGGGACGACGAATGGCCGACTTCGCGGGCGAAAGCACACGCAAACAGGTGTTCGCGACCGTCGCCGCGACCGCCCCCGTCTCCGGCTTCCTGAACAACACGCCGGTCGTCGCGTTGCTGGTGCCGGTCGTCACCGACGTGGCGAACCGGGGGAACACGTCGCCGTCGAAGCTGTTGATCCCCCTCTCGTACGCGTCGCAACTGGGCGGGATGCTCACGCTCATCGGCACCTCGACGAACATCCTCGCGAGCGACGTCAGCGCCCGCCTCGGCTCCGAGTATCCCGAACTCCACCGGTTCTCGATGTTCGAATTTACGAAACTGGGTGCAATCGTCGTCGTTGTCGGCTCTCTCTACCTTATCTTCGTCGGTCACTACCTCCTTCCCGAGCGGGTCCCGCCGCGTGCGGACTACCTCGAGGAGTACGACGTGGGGGATTACATCGCCGACGTCGCCGTCGTTCCCGGTTCGCCGCTCGTCGGCGAAACGGTCCGCGACGCGACCGCGGCGCTCGGGCCCGATATCGACGTGGTTCAGGTGGTTCACGGCGGGGAGCGGTCGGTCGCCCCGCGGCAGGGGACGACCCTCGGAGAGGGTGACATCCTCGTGGTTCGGACGGGCCGTCACGCGATAACAGCCTTCGAGGACGCCGTTGGGGTCGAACCGGTCGGCCGTCCGGGTAGAGTCGCCACACTCTCGGAATCGACTGACGGCGTACTCACGGAACTGGTCGTCTCGCTGGACTCGCGGCTCGTCGGCGAGCGCCTCGATCCCGAGTCGTTTCGCGAGGAGTTCGACGCCGCCGTGCTCGGGTTGCGAAGCCGGGGCGAACTCATGGACGAGCGCATCGTCGGCAGACGCCTCAGCGTCGGCGACACGTTGCTCGTTCAGGCGCTGCCAGATACGCTCGACCAGCTCGCCCGTAGCGACGACGTGATCGTCGCCCGCGAGCCGCACCGGCCGGACTACCGGACGGACAAGGCACCGATCGCCGTTGCCATCATGCTCGGCGTCGTCGCCGTGGCCGCCCTCGAGATCTATCCGATCCTGATAGCCGCGCTCGCGGGCGTCGTCGCGATGGTACTCACGGGTGTGCTCGATCCCAACGAACTCTACGACGCCGTCGAGTGGGACATCATCTTCCTGCTCGCGGGGGTAATCCCGCTGGGGATCGCGCTCGAGCGAACCGGTGCGGCGACGCTGCTCGCGTTCGCGGTCGTCGAGACTGCGGGAGCGCTTCCCACGATCGTGGTCCTTTGGCTCTTCTACCTTCTCACTGCGCTTCTGACCAACGTCATCAGTAACAACGCCAGCGTCGTCCTGCTGATTCCGGTGGCGGCGGCCGCAGCGGCGGGGATTGACGCGAACCCGTTCGCGTTCGTGCTGGCAGTGACCTTCGCCGCGAGCACTGCCTTCCTGGGCCCGATCGGCTATCAGACGAACCTGTTCGTCTACGGCCCCGGTGGCTACCGCTTTACCGACTACGCTCGGATCGGCGCGCCCCTGCAACTGATTCTGTCGGTCGTCACCGTGCTCGGGATCGCTGTCTTTTGGAGCGTGTGA
- a CDS encoding A24 family peptidase gives MTLAGAVATGPDLLRLVAIPVFAWTAYRDIETRRVSSTVWIPLTLLGTALLVWDGWLAWSAGGTAWTYEFLIPTAISLGLVVPIAYLFWWFGGFGGADAKALLVLAVLFPTFPEYALGSWTLPLESPPTIGTFSFTILTNAVLVGVVLPLVLAVRNAAAGRIAPVMFVGWPISWERIPETHGRLLETPAGLSRGGLDLDALRMYLRWRGLSLAELRERPEPYRNPATLPAEPNPPTDGAVTADVTVRGDGGALESDADETGLEQGSETAPEYGDPWGAEAFLDDIDGSAYGTTPETLRDGLEVLATEETVWISPGTPFLVPIFVGLVIALVYGDLLLGTLF, from the coding sequence GTGACGCTTGCTGGTGCCGTTGCGACGGGTCCGGATCTCCTCCGACTTGTCGCCATCCCCGTCTTCGCCTGGACTGCCTACCGCGACATCGAGACCAGACGGGTCTCGAGCACCGTCTGGATCCCCCTCACGCTGCTGGGAACTGCGTTGCTGGTCTGGGATGGCTGGCTAGCCTGGAGCGCCGGCGGGACCGCTTGGACCTACGAGTTCCTGATCCCGACGGCGATCAGTCTCGGATTGGTCGTCCCCATCGCCTACCTGTTCTGGTGGTTCGGCGGCTTCGGCGGGGCCGACGCAAAGGCCTTGCTCGTCCTCGCGGTCCTCTTCCCGACGTTTCCAGAGTATGCGCTCGGCTCGTGGACGCTCCCACTCGAGTCGCCGCCGACGATCGGCACGTTCTCGTTTACGATCCTGACGAACGCCGTCCTCGTGGGCGTTGTGCTCCCGCTCGTCCTCGCCGTTCGCAACGCCGCCGCGGGCCGGATCGCGCCGGTCATGTTTGTCGGTTGGCCGATCTCTTGGGAGCGGATTCCGGAGACCCACGGCCGCCTGCTCGAGACGCCGGCGGGCCTTTCCCGCGGCGGCCTCGACCTCGACGCGCTGCGGATGTACCTCCGCTGGCGGGGGCTCTCGCTGGCCGAGTTGCGCGAGCGACCCGAGCCATACCGGAACCCGGCGACCCTGCCCGCCGAGCCGAACCCGCCGACCGACGGCGCGGTGACCGCGGACGTGACCGTTCGTGGAGACGGCGGCGCACTCGAGTCGGACGCCGACGAGACGGGGCTTGAGCAGGGTTCGGAGACCGCCCCCGAGTACGGCGATCCCTGGGGTGCCGAGGCGTTCCTGGACGACATCGACGGCTCGGCCTACGGCACGACACCCGAAACGCTTCGTGACGGTCTCGAGGTCCTCGCGACTGAAGAGACGGTCTGGATCTCGCCGGGGACGCCGTTTCTCGTCCCGATCTTCGTCGGACTGGTGATCGCGCTGGTGTACGGCGATCTGTTGCTCGGAACGCTGTTCTAA
- a CDS encoding NTP transferase domain-containing protein, with translation MRGVILAAGRGGRMGHYTDDVPKAFLEFDGRTLYDRQHALLEPHVDGTSVVLGYRHETVLDRYDPADPIVLGGWDRYENAASLLLALRRIDDDLLVINGDVLVDEREIGRLVGAFDAHDGHLNHVGCIPGVQDTETAIRWDDSGRVTAYGLIEGHQHAGFGIVSSDHRAAAIRILRERLHDWYPCVYPRTPTHPLLIPADRHLEINRPCDLERAHAWLASERIQCA, from the coding sequence ATGCGTGGCGTGATCCTCGCCGCGGGCCGGGGCGGACGGATGGGTCACTACACCGACGACGTTCCGAAAGCCTTCCTCGAGTTCGACGGCCGAACGCTGTACGATCGCCAGCACGCCCTGCTCGAGCCACACGTGGACGGAACAAGCGTCGTGCTGGGCTATCGCCACGAGACCGTCCTCGACAGGTACGATCCCGCGGATCCGATCGTTCTCGGGGGCTGGGACCGATACGAGAACGCCGCATCGCTGCTCCTCGCGCTCAGACGTATCGACGATGACCTGCTGGTCATAAACGGCGACGTACTCGTCGATGAACGCGAGATTGGGCGGCTCGTGGGAGCGTTCGACGCCCACGACGGTCATCTCAACCACGTCGGCTGTATTCCCGGGGTACAGGACACGGAGACGGCGATTCGCTGGGACGACTCGGGACGCGTGACGGCCTACGGTCTCATCGAGGGCCATCAGCACGCCGGGTTCGGGATCGTGAGCAGCGACCACCGGGCAGCGGCGATCCGAATCCTGCGAGAGCGGCTCCACGACTGGTACCCCTGCGTGTACCCACGGACACCGACCCATCCGCTGCTGATCCCAGCAGACCGACATCTCGAGATCAATCGACCGTGCGACCTCGAGCGGGCTCACGCGTGGCTCGCGTCCGAACGGATTCAGTGCGCATGA
- a CDS encoding universal stress protein has protein sequence MYDAVLVPTDGSEAAIHAANHAYSLGERYDATVHVLTVVEKSESTTIVGQGDEKLETLRDEGNDSTQRIVEEALSRDIHAVGTVEMGDPARTILTYAEDHDIDLIVMSTHGRSGVGRFLMGSVTERVLRDGDVPVLAVQR, from the coding sequence ATGTACGACGCAGTGCTCGTTCCGACTGACGGAAGCGAGGCGGCGATACACGCGGCGAACCACGCTTACAGCCTCGGGGAACGGTACGACGCGACCGTCCATGTCCTGACGGTCGTCGAAAAGAGCGAAAGCACCACCATTGTCGGTCAGGGCGACGAGAAACTGGAAACGCTCCGCGACGAAGGGAACGATTCGACGCAACGTATCGTCGAGGAGGCGCTGTCGCGCGATATCCATGCGGTCGGTACAGTCGAAATGGGCGACCCGGCCCGGACGATCCTGACGTACGCAGAAGATCACGATATCGATCTCATCGTGATGAGTACCCACGGCCGCTCTGGTGTCGGCCGATTTCTCATGGGAAGCGTCACTGAACGCGTCCTTCGGGACGGAGACGTTCCCGTTCTCGCGGTCCAGCGATGA
- the arsB gene encoding ACR3 family arsenite efflux transporter, producing the protein MSNVTHEHGPNCGCESCGDPQSMDFLDKYLTVWIFAAMAVGVGLGYVAPSVTAPIRDLHFVEIGLVVMMYPPLAKADYSRLPTVFSNWRVLGLSLVQNWLIGPTLMFGLAVFFFSGLVPGLPARPEYFLGLVFIGMARCIAMVLVWNELAEGSTEYVTGLVAFNSLFQIVTYGVYVWFFGLVLPPLLGMETLVAGITTFNVSPEQVFFAIVVFLGIPFAGGILTRYVGTRTKGEEWYDEEFVPKIDPLTLVALLFTIVVMFATQGEHIVAAPGDVLLIAVPLTIYFVVMFLVSFGMGRGIGADYSTTTAIGFTAASNNFELAIAVAVAVFGVGSSVAFATVVGPLIEVPVLLALVHVALYFQRKFDWRGLDTGSLDETPSEVATDD; encoded by the coding sequence ATGAGTAACGTGACCCACGAGCACGGGCCGAACTGCGGCTGTGAGAGCTGTGGCGATCCGCAGTCGATGGACTTTCTGGACAAGTATCTGACCGTGTGGATCTTCGCGGCGATGGCCGTCGGCGTCGGGCTTGGCTACGTCGCGCCGTCGGTGACTGCACCGATTCGTGACCTCCACTTCGTGGAGATCGGGCTGGTGGTGATGATGTACCCACCGCTGGCGAAGGCGGACTACTCGCGGCTCCCGACAGTGTTCAGCAACTGGCGGGTGCTCGGCCTGAGCCTCGTTCAGAACTGGCTCATCGGGCCGACGCTGATGTTCGGGCTGGCGGTGTTTTTCTTTAGCGGGCTCGTGCCCGGTCTGCCGGCCCGTCCCGAGTACTTCCTCGGACTCGTCTTCATCGGAATGGCCCGGTGTATCGCGATGGTGCTCGTCTGGAACGAGCTTGCGGAGGGCTCAACCGAGTACGTGACCGGGCTGGTCGCGTTCAACAGCCTCTTTCAGATCGTCACCTACGGCGTGTACGTCTGGTTCTTCGGCCTGGTCCTCCCCCCGCTACTGGGGATGGAGACGCTCGTGGCCGGGATCACGACGTTCAACGTCTCGCCTGAGCAGGTGTTCTTCGCCATCGTCGTCTTTCTCGGTATCCCCTTTGCGGGCGGGATTCTTACCCGCTACGTCGGCACTCGGACCAAGGGTGAGGAGTGGTACGACGAGGAGTTCGTCCCGAAGATCGACCCCCTGACGCTGGTCGCACTGCTGTTTACCATCGTCGTGATGTTCGCCACGCAGGGAGAACATATCGTCGCCGCACCGGGCGATGTCCTCCTGATCGCCGTCCCGCTGACGATCTACTTCGTCGTCATGTTCCTCGTGAGCTTCGGCATGGGTCGCGGCATCGGTGCCGACTACTCGACGACGACCGCGATCGGCTTCACCGCGGCCTCGAACAACTTCGAACTGGCCATCGCCGTCGCCGTCGCCGTCTTCGGCGTCGGCTCGAGTGTCGCCTTCGCGACCGTTGTCGGCCCGCTCATCGAGGTGCCCGTCTTGCTCGCGCTGGTCCACGTCGCGCTGTACTTCCAGCGGAAATTCGACTGGCGCGGACTCGATACCGGCAGCCTCGACGAGACACCGTCCGAAGTGGCCACCGACGACTAA
- a CDS encoding glycerophosphodiester phosphodiesterase, protein MEIIGHRGCADQNPENTLLAIREAARRLPAVEIDVRRCKSGELVVFHDATLERVTDTDGRVSETVWAALRELTVFDSGESIPRLETVLQAVPDGTTVQLELKERGIAADAMQLAMAAGTDIRVTSFLPEALAEVEASCLDVPNGLLFGDEPDANLSRAVDLACTHVFPHYDLCVDTDVVSAARDHGLDVIAWKAARTVDDVRALSEANVDGVTADRWDVAPPSLEMAAESRQL, encoded by the coding sequence ATGGAGATTATTGGCCATCGTGGCTGTGCAGATCAGAATCCAGAGAACACCCTCCTCGCAATCCGTGAAGCCGCCCGACGACTGCCCGCAGTCGAGATCGACGTTCGACGCTGTAAGTCGGGCGAACTAGTGGTGTTTCACGACGCCACCCTCGAGCGCGTCACCGACACGGACGGACGCGTCTCGGAGACAGTGTGGGCCGCCCTCCGTGAATTAACTGTCTTCGACTCCGGCGAATCGATTCCACGCCTCGAGACGGTATTGCAGGCTGTTCCGGACGGGACGACCGTACAACTCGAGTTGAAAGAGCGCGGCATCGCCGCGGACGCGATGCAACTCGCGATGGCGGCCGGTACCGACATCCGCGTCACGTCGTTCCTCCCCGAGGCGCTCGCGGAAGTCGAAGCAAGTTGTCTAGACGTTCCGAACGGTCTCCTCTTCGGGGATGAACCGGACGCCAACCTCTCGCGGGCCGTCGACCTCGCGTGTACGCACGTGTTCCCCCACTACGACCTCTGTGTCGACACCGACGTCGTCTCCGCCGCACGAGATCACGGGCTCGATGTCATCGCCTGGAAGGCGGCGCGAACGGTCGACGACGTGCGCGCCCTGTCCGAGGCCAACGTTGACGGCGTCACCGCGGATCGATGGGACGTTGCCCCGCCCTCGCTCGAGATGGCCGCCGAATCACGGCAGTTGTAG
- a CDS encoding HIT family protein — MSTIFSQIIEGEIPARIVYEDETTMAFLDANPLAQGHTLVIPKDEYERLNDVPEDIAADLYATVHRMVPAVEESVDADATTVAFNNGEEAGQEVPHVHCHIVPRFEGDGGGPIHAMFGGPADLEDDELDEIAADIESRA; from the coding sequence ATGAGTACAATCTTCAGTCAGATCATCGAGGGGGAGATCCCCGCGCGGATCGTGTACGAAGACGAGACGACGATGGCCTTCCTCGACGCCAACCCGCTGGCCCAGGGTCATACGCTGGTGATCCCCAAAGACGAGTACGAGCGGCTGAACGATGTCCCCGAGGACATTGCAGCGGATCTCTACGCCACCGTCCATCGCATGGTACCGGCCGTCGAGGAAAGCGTCGACGCCGACGCGACGACCGTCGCGTTCAACAACGGCGAGGAAGCCGGACAAGAGGTCCCGCACGTCCACTGCCACATCGTCCCCCGTTTCGAAGGCGACGGTGGCGGCCCCATTCACGCCATGTTCGGCGGTCCGGCCGACCTTGAAGACGACGAACTCGACGAGATCGCCGCCGATATCGAGTCTCGAGCCTGA
- a CDS encoding HPP family protein produces MREGIAFSTLYSGVLLTILGVLAWVTGRTLIFPSLGPSAFLLATVRDSEVTTSRRVVGGHLIGVVAGLIAYHSVAAGLGVTTARPMLATAQLRLAASGVFAVMLTSGGMLATDTVHPPACATTLIVSLGFLSSLADGAFIMLAIVVLVTIHKLVLHEWSFGEYVPISR; encoded by the coding sequence ATGAGGGAAGGAATAGCATTTTCGACCCTGTATTCCGGCGTACTTCTCACGATTCTGGGCGTGCTTGCCTGGGTCACTGGACGGACCCTCATCTTTCCGAGCCTCGGCCCCTCCGCCTTCCTGTTAGCCACAGTTCGGGACAGCGAGGTGACCACGTCCCGACGGGTTGTCGGCGGTCATCTCATCGGCGTCGTGGCCGGGTTGATAGCATATCACTCAGTTGCGGCTGGCCTCGGCGTCACGACGGCCAGACCGATGCTCGCGACCGCGCAGTTACGACTCGCCGCCAGTGGTGTCTTCGCCGTGATGCTCACGTCGGGCGGGATGCTCGCGACCGACACCGTCCACCCGCCGGCCTGTGCGACGACGCTAATCGTCTCGCTCGGATTTCTCTCGTCACTCGCTGACGGCGCGTTCATCATGCTCGCCATCGTCGTCCTCGTCACAATCCACAAACTGGTACTCCACGAGTGGTCGTTCGGTGAATACGTCCCGATCAGCCGTTGA
- a CDS encoding low molecular weight phosphatase family protein encodes MSSNADSDDPIRIAFMCVQNAGRSQMSTAFAERERDRRGLADRVEILTGGTHPADSVHEGVIDVMDEVGVDLSDRTPREITLDELRSCDTVATMGCSTLEVGDVGEDVDIRDWALDDPDGCDLEAVREIRAEIEQRVAALFDEFSSLE; translated from the coding sequence ATGTCTTCCAACGCCGATTCCGACGACCCGATTCGCATCGCCTTCATGTGCGTCCAGAACGCTGGCCGCTCCCAGATGTCCACCGCGTTTGCCGAACGTGAGCGCGACCGTCGTGGCCTCGCGGACCGCGTCGAAATTCTGACCGGGGGAACTCATCCCGCCGACAGCGTTCACGAGGGCGTAATCGACGTGATGGACGAGGTCGGCGTCGACCTGTCCGACCGAACACCGCGGGAGATCACTCTCGACGAACTCCGCTCGTGTGACACTGTGGCGACGATGGGCTGTTCAACGCTTGAGGTCGGCGACGTGGGCGAAGACGTCGATATCCGCGACTGGGCGCTCGACGATCCGGATGGTTGCGATCTCGAGGCGGTCCGCGAGATCCGCGCCGAGATCGAGCAGCGGGTCGCTGCGCTGTTCGACGAGTTTAGTTCACTCGAATGA
- a CDS encoding chloride channel protein: MDSIRLNERDFHHMLIVAAILGVGVGLVATAFRVVWLFLKHHLWELFAATYWRIPVSIGAGILIGGILYSTFYPGALAALVQQFHTEGRVDLEDNIPILPVGLIGLIAGQNAGPEGVMSVVGGSFGTYISDIVGFENSTKLLTLAGMGAGFGTILGAPIGGALLWLELPHRRGLEYYEAIIPTFVASFAGYLTEATFGGMHLFPVWETASLVPVTIPQLGWATAVGVVCIPFGLVYSQLFSRIGNSFRGLSPAVYVKTTVAGAVIGVLGWLVPLSYFYGGSKMNVLLEGSFSLGTLLVTLGAVMIAAAFTIHGNWIGGLIIPHMFMGALVGQATALVVPGLPPGLAMLAGMAAFNSVVTGTPLSSALIAIALTDGASITPVFLASLMAFVASPSVRFLEEAAPRSESPNFHITND; encoded by the coding sequence ATGGATAGCATCCGATTGAACGAGCGCGATTTCCATCATATGCTCATCGTCGCCGCCATCCTGGGCGTCGGCGTCGGGCTCGTTGCGACGGCGTTTCGCGTCGTCTGGCTCTTCCTAAAACATCATCTCTGGGAACTCTTCGCTGCGACGTACTGGCGCATTCCCGTGAGCATCGGTGCGGGAATTCTCATCGGCGGGATTCTTTACAGTACGTTCTATCCGGGAGCGCTCGCCGCGCTCGTCCAGCAGTTCCACACTGAGGGTCGGGTCGACCTCGAGGACAACATCCCGATTCTCCCCGTCGGCCTGATCGGGCTAATCGCCGGACAGAATGCAGGTCCCGAAGGCGTCATGTCGGTCGTTGGCGGCTCGTTCGGGACGTACATCTCGGATATAGTTGGCTTCGAAAACTCCACGAAACTGCTGACCCTCGCCGGCATGGGTGCAGGATTCGGGACGATCCTAGGCGCGCCGATCGGCGGCGCACTCCTCTGGCTCGAGTTACCACATAGGCGCGGCCTCGAGTATTACGAAGCGATTATTCCGACGTTCGTTGCCTCGTTTGCCGGCTATCTGACCGAGGCCACGTTCGGCGGGATGCACCTGTTTCCCGTCTGGGAAACGGCATCGCTCGTTCCGGTGACGATTCCACAGTTGGGGTGGGCCACTGCCGTCGGTGTCGTCTGTATTCCGTTCGGTCTCGTGTACTCGCAGCTGTTCTCTCGAATTGGGAATTCATTTCGCGGCCTCTCACCCGCCGTGTACGTCAAAACGACGGTCGCGGGCGCAGTGATCGGCGTCCTCGGGTGGCTCGTGCCACTGTCATACTTCTACGGCGGCTCGAAGATGAACGTCCTTCTGGAGGGAAGTTTCTCGCTCGGGACGCTACTGGTGACCCTCGGTGCAGTCATGATCGCCGCCGCGTTTACGATTCATGGCAATTGGATCGGTGGACTCATCATTCCACACATGTTCATGGGCGCGCTCGTCGGTCAGGCGACCGCACTCGTCGTTCCCGGTCTTCCACCGGGGTTAGCGATGCTCGCGGGGATGGCGGCGTTCAACTCCGTCGTTACCGGGACCCCGCTCTCCTCCGCGCTTATCGCGATCGCGCTGACGGACGGTGCGAGTATCACCCCGGTATTCCTCGCCTCGCTCATGGCATTCGTTGCCAGTCCATCGGTGCGGTTTCTCGAAGAAGCAGCACCACGCTCCGAATCGCCGAACTTCCACATCACCAACGACTGA